Proteins found in one Plasmodium coatneyi strain Hackeri chromosome 10, complete sequence genomic segment:
- a CDS encoding SICA antigen — protein sequence MSSTKGEDQDKVFGPLKKEWLEKKGFKGNEGVGELYQEIGKWINVILGEMIKEEKDIDETYKEQCEKMNKGTKNMTEEEKKICAFILANLLKIWTMDKTEKGEEEIDKRIKEHLYCAMLNMWLHEYQNVNCEAQNIMNSAYGAMNYLCQQLGIEGKCKNCEYKQLEPMMIREKIPMLGVIRGGMKNKGKIMGVVFDAEKKKDCPKPNTDPSTAQPPKVTGATAADGETTVPVPVTTSTTAATAKPYQFLTKLLELWIRARGVEKVDQFGDLIWKELYDVFNDMMLNIEGDAEDEKEMCESGYSSLRGRDPGSGKWHYSKEEAKLCKILLRLHFWIDGLKQDAVFVEKKPEDGYYHWVKREDGGGKNRREKELQSYLRCLVGKVTMVRMLGQHCKLGEVAHFIKDGVKNMRKEHKVKGKDRICDEIDSESVGVGGKLIWDELIRRLNNYERKEENTKMDLKKVVAGKTTLHERKREGKNRKNCPAQEKKEKIDKDTLADLEIKLPPGKDGLDIGEDSLPSGKEALGKVLNKVLKEAVTEAKEGTDDTELVLKIMASLEKKLQQHIGDFQKKKATLAAPNTDDDCKGKADLCPRVKCVAKTWTKIREGSSKFGERWPSTFWDHDVAKELERLSEAMTNNTGDTDNLCEELNGKGKTSTEAEKKACQYITKALQHIYTTQEDKDDENVARRKSNRPFKQTMSCAALNLYADMLIKKTEGQPCPITEDKIRKMFGEGNGKQGDWCTGREGEDMKCDLCERKPNLNCEIEYKGNGYETKDKVERKVNDLLQKDTNITNTLTDISNATTLCQQANCVATNWFIDRKGYTSKQNWCNFWEWDVKKELERLSEAMFSNNEGEAHNLCEKINGASSTVTEAEKAACNVIVKGLKHIYETKTVEVNEKIKDRAKEEKKHKNNRQLYQTMSCIFLNAYADKLEQLSPCPIGKDIIKEAFKEGKGKMSEWCTEPPCVECKRDDSYKSCPLNVEGSLWTDKKKNNVTCDKNGNNMKKEVDKMLEDDLKITQTFTTINNATTLCDRVKCIYHRWGENRKVGEQKQDPEKFWDPDVKTLLVKLSTAITKTNGTAESLCENIKDGSSTISGPNKEECQYIVRSLKHIYQIEKGQVTQQDIERRGAKNEAQREKEDNLIFHRTFSCILLNIFADEMKKKCPNVKEEEIIEMFKTGNTKKDTWCLDKDKVNGDCVQCDRYDSYTTCKINVQTDGDTIGNRMKTMLQQNGQIMGTITTACPTKPASTQSQPATTPASSIESRARSESSGASEPAKSPPAPASAPVEPSQDSPTPSVQPGKTGTVDCKGGVVQGGENATLQCLGVDDDISTPKCLGENCDHNDDVLKKGTFSDTGVAATVTTTKITFTNAGPDPNLADSDQPRKTVDVLQPVTPVPTPPPANTPDGSGAGAAASAGSASEASGPGANAAGTGDQKDNKDTLDPSSSSSAPTAPGPLPGAGVAPGVAVRPNLGGSANTQNPTSSGGGSGVIIGISVTSYLLWKYFALPHKRKRYKRAHKVRGPPSLEEQIMDHGMDNSGLHEYILVKERRQPRSTPQKRRKQVGMRGVGHRTIIDIHLEVLDECQKGDLHSTKEDFFEILVQEFIGSEFIKEEKVPKEQFSMVDVHKEQVPSSDSGF from the exons atgtcttccACGAAAGGTGAAGATCAAGATAAGGTTTTTGGCCcgttaaagaaggaatggttGGAGAAGAAAGGATTTAAGGGGAACGAAGGCGTGGGTGAG CTGTACCAGGAAATAGGAAAGTGGATTAATGTTATTTTAGGGGAAATgataaaggaggagaaggataTTGATGAAACCTATAAGGAACAgtgcgaaaaaatgaataaaggaacaaagaacatgacggaagaagaaaagaaaatttgcGCGTTCATTTTGGCGAACCTGCTGAAAATATGGACAATGgacaaaacagaaaaaggggaagaggaaattgataaaagaataaaagaacaCTTGTATTGTGCAATGCTCAATATGTGGTTACATGAATACCAAAATGTAAACTGTGAAGCacaaaatattatgaacagtGCTTACGGTGCAATGAATTATTTGTGCCAGCAGTTGGGTATAGAAGGCAAATGTAAGAATTGTGAGTATAAACAATTAGAGCCTATGATgataagggagaaaatacCAATGCTAGGAGTTATTCGTGGTGGtatgaaaaataaagggaaaattatgGGAGTAGTATTTGatgcagaaaagaaaaaggattgTCCAAAGCCGAACACCGATCCATCAACAGCACAACCTCCAAAGGTAACAGGAGCAACAGCAGCGGATGGGGAGACGACAGTCCCCGTCCCCGTCACCACTTCCACCACGGCAGCCACTGCAAAACCATATCAATTCCTAACCAAGCTATTAGAACTGTGGATACGAGCACGCGGTGTGGAGAAAGTGGACCAATTTGGG GACCTTATATGGAAAGAGTTATATGATGTATTCAATGATATGATGTTAAATATAGAGGGGGATGCAGaggatgaaaaggaaatgtgTGAAAGTGGTTATAGTAGTCTGCGAGGTAGAGATCCAGGGAGCGGCAAATGGCATTATAGTAAAGAGGAagcaaaattgtgcaaaattttattaagaTTACATTTCTGGATCGATGGATTAAAGCAGGATGCCGTATTTGTAGAGAAGAAGCCCGAAGATGGGTACTACCACTGGGTAAAAAGAGAagatggaggaggaaagaacaGAAGAGAGAAGGAGTTACAGTCCTATTTAAGATGTTTAGTTGGAAAGGTCACCATGGTACGAATGTTAGGACAACATTGTAAGTTAGGGGAAGTAGCTCATTTTATTAAGGACGGTGTGAAGAATATGAGGAAAGAACACAAAGTTAAGGGGAAAGACAGAATATGTGACGAAATAGATAGTGAAAGTGTAGGTGTAGGTGGAAAATTAATATGGGACGAGCTAATCCGAAGGTTAAATAATTAtgagaggaaggaggaaaatactAAAATGGATTTAAAGAAAGTAGTGGCAGGGAAAACTACACTGCACGAAAGAaagagggaagggaagaacaggaaaaattgtccggcgcaagaaaaaaaagagaaaattgaCAAAGACACCTTAGCAGACTTAGAAATAAAACTCCCCCCAGGGAAGGATGGACTAGACATAGGGGAAGACAGTCTACCTTCAGGGAAGGAAGCCTTAGGGAAAGTATTGAATAAAGTATTGAAGGAAGCAGTAACGGAAGCAAAGGAGGGCACCGATGACACTGAACTTGTACTGAAGATAATGGCATCATTGGAGAAAAAACTCCAACAACATATAGGAGATTTTCAAAAGAAGAAGGCAACACTAGCAGCACCTAACACAG ATGACGACTGTAAGGGGAAAGCTGACTTATGTCCGcgtgtaaaatgtgtagCAAAAACGTGGACAAAAATCAGGGAGGGGAGCAGCAAATTCGGGGAACGCTGG ccAAGCACATTTTGGGATCATGACGTCGCGAAGGAATTGGAGAGATTGTCTGAGGCTATGACTAATAATACTGGGGACACTGATAATCTATGCGAAGAACttaatggaaaaggaaagacaTCGACGGAGGCAGAGAAAAAAGCATGCCAATACATCACTAAAGCTTtacagcatatatataccactCAGGAAGATAAGGATGATGAGAACGTAGCGCGCAGGAAAAGTAACCGACCATTTAAACAAACTATGTCATGCGCTGCATTAAATCTATACGCAGATATGCTTATAAAGAAGACAGAGGGTCAGCCGTGCCCCATCACAGAggataaaataagaaaaatgtttggggaaggaaatggaaagCAGGGTGATTGGTGTACGGGTAGGGAAGGTGAAGACATGAAATGTGATCTGTGTGAAAGGAAACCTAACTTAAATTGTGAAATAGAGTATAAAGGGAACGGCTACGAAACCAAAGATAAGGTAGAGAGGAAGGTGAATGACCTGCTCCAGAAGGACACCAACATAACGAATACCTTGACTGACATAAGTAATGCAACTACCTTATGTCAACAAGCAAATTGTGTAGCGACTAATTGGTTTATAGACAGAAAGGGGTACACGAGCAAACAAAACTGG TGCAACTTCTGGGAGTGGGACGTCAAGAAGGAATTGGAAAGACTATCTGAAGCTATGTTTAGTAATAATGAGGGGGAAGCTCATAATTTATGTGAGAAAATTAATGGGGCATCCAGTACCGTGAcggaagcagaaaaagcagCGTGCAACGTTATTGTTAAAggattaaaacatatatatgaaactAAGACAGTAGAAGTAAACGAAAAGATAAAGGACAGGgcaaaggaggagaagaagcatAAGAATAACAGACAGCTTTATCAAACTATGTCATGCATTTTTCTGAACGCTTATGCAGATAAATTAGAACAACTGTCGCCTTGTCCCATCGGGAAGGatataataaaagaagcgtttaaagaaggaaaaggaaagatgaGTGAATGGTGTACGGAGCCGCCATGTGTTGAGTGCAAAAGGGATGATAGTTATAAAAGTTGCCCATTAAACGTGGAAGGAAGTCTATGgacagataaaaaaaaaaacaatgtaaCGTGCGATAAGAACGGAAAtaatatgaagaaagaagtgGATAAAATGCTGGAGGACGATctaaaaataacacaaacTTTCACTACCATAAATAATGCAACTACTTTATGTGATCGTGTGAAATGTATCTACCATAGGTGGGGAGAAAACCGAAAAGTCGGGGAACAGAAACAGGACCCG GAGAAGTTTTGGGATCCCGACGTTAAAACTTTATTAGTTAAATTGTCTACTGCTATAACCAAAACAAATGGAACGGCCGAAAGTTTATGTGAGAACATTAAGGATGGAAGTAGTACAATTTCAGGaccaaacaaagaagaaTGCCAATATATTGTTCGGAgtttaaaacatatatatcaaattgaaaaaggacAGGTAACACAACAAGATATAGAAAGAAGAGGGGCAAAGAACGAAGCGCAAAGGGAGAAGGAGGACAACCTCATATTCCACCGAACTTTCTCTTGTATCTTATTGAATATATTCGCAGATGagatgaaaaagaaatgtcccaacgtaaaggaagaagaaataatagaaaTGTTTAAGACAGGGAATACAAAGAAGGATACTTGGTGTTTGGATAAAGATAAGGTTAATGGTGATTGTGTACAGTGTGATAGGTATGATAGTTATACAACTTGCAAAATAAACGTACAAACAGACGGGGACACAATAGGGAACAGAATGAAAACAATGCTCCAGCAGAATGGCCAAATAATGGGGACAATAACTACTGCATGTCCAACCAAACCAGCATCAACACAATCTCAACCAGCAACAACACCAGCATCATCAATAGAAAGTCGAGCTAGGTCTGAATCATCAGGTGCGTCAGAACCAGCAAAGTCCCCACCAGCACCAGCATCTGCACCAGTGGAACCTTCTCAAGACAGTCCAACTCCCTCAGTTCAGCCAGGTAAGACAGGAACTGTAGATTGTAAGGGTGGAGTAGTGCAAGGTGGTGAAAACGCAACTCTTCAGTGTCTTGGTGTGGACGATGATATCAGTACTCCAAAATGTCTCGGTGAAAATTGTGACCATAACGATGATGTCCTGAAAAAGGGTACTTTTTCCGATACTGGTGTCGCTGCAACGGTCACTACTACTAAAATTACTTTTACCAATGCAGGTCCTGACCCTAACCTTGCAGACAGTGATCAACCTAGAAAGACTGTGGATGTGTTACAACCTGTAACTCCTGTTCCTACCCCTCCTCCTGCCAACACCCCCGATGGTAGTGGAGCAGGTGCTGCTGCATCTGCTGGTAGTGCAAGTGAAGCTTCTGGTCCAGGTGCTAACGCAGCTGGTACTGGTGATCAGAAGGATAATAAAGATACTCTTGACCCCAGTTCCAGCTCCTCTGCTCCTACTGCTCCTGGTCCTTTACCAGGTGCAGGAGTTGCCCCAGGGGTAGCAGTTCGTCCGAATTTAGGAGGAAGTGCCAATACTCAAAATCCAACTTCATCAGGAGGTGGAAGCGGAG TTATAATCGGTATTTCTGTTACGAGCtacctcctttggaag tATTTTGCCTTGCCtcataaaagaaaacgttacaaaagAGCACATAAAGTACGTGGACCTCCATCCttagaagaacaaattatggaCCATGGTATGGACAACTCTGGTCTACATGAATATatcttagtaaaggaacgcagacaaccaagatcaacaccacagaaaagaaggaaacaagTTGGTATGCGTGGTGTAGGTCATCGCactattattgatattcatttagaagtcttagacgaatgtcaaaagggggattTACATTccacgaaggaagacttttttgaaatattggttcaagaattcatTGGATCGGAATTTataaaagaggagaaggttcctaaggaacaattttctatggttgatgttcataaggaacaggttccaagttcagattccgggttttag